Proteins encoded within one genomic window of Candidatus Cloacimonadota bacterium:
- a CDS encoding serine hydroxymethyltransferase, translating to MKNIQKQDPEVFAAISQELSRQQDNLELIASENFTSLAVMEAQGSVLTNKYAEGYPYRWSKKTGKVNYNLYGRYYGGCEFIDQAEQLAIERAKKLFGAEHANVQPHSGSQANMAAYFALVKPGDTVLALELAHGGHLTHGHPLSFSGQLYNVIHYMVGKDTQQFDYAEIERLAKEHKPQMILTGASAYPRKIDFAQFRRIADIVGAKFMVDMAHIAGLVAVGLHENPVPYADVVTSTTHKTLRGPRGGLILCKEEYAKEIDGKVFPGIQGGPLMHAIAAKAVAFGEALQPEFKTYMKKVVDNAHALADALIAEGFDLVSGGTDTHLMLIDLGPEEKGGPSGKKMEEALDIAGITANKNTVPFDTRSPFVASGIRLGTPSVTTRGMGIAEMKIIASLIAKVRDNYQNEDELAKIKTEVRNLTAKFPLYPELQS from the coding sequence GTGAAAAACATCCAAAAACAAGACCCCGAAGTTTTTGCTGCAATCTCACAAGAGCTAAGCAGGCAACAGGACAACCTGGAGCTTATTGCAAGTGAGAACTTTACTTCTTTGGCAGTGATGGAAGCTCAGGGCAGCGTCCTCACCAATAAATATGCCGAAGGTTACCCCTACCGCTGGAGTAAGAAAACAGGCAAAGTAAACTACAATCTTTACGGACGCTATTATGGCGGATGCGAATTCATAGATCAGGCAGAGCAACTTGCCATCGAGCGCGCTAAAAAACTCTTTGGAGCAGAACACGCAAATGTGCAACCCCATAGTGGATCTCAAGCCAATATGGCTGCTTATTTTGCCCTAGTTAAGCCGGGGGATACCGTTCTTGCCCTTGAGCTTGCCCATGGTGGACACCTCACGCACGGACACCCTCTTTCGTTTAGCGGGCAGCTTTATAATGTAATACATTACATGGTTGGCAAAGATACTCAACAATTCGATTATGCCGAAATCGAGCGTTTGGCAAAAGAACACAAGCCGCAAATGATTCTCACGGGCGCATCTGCTTACCCGCGTAAGATTGATTTTGCTCAATTTCGGAGAATTGCCGATATAGTCGGCGCAAAGTTCATGGTAGATATGGCACACATTGCCGGATTAGTTGCGGTTGGACTGCACGAAAACCCAGTTCCCTACGCTGATGTTGTTACCTCCACCACGCATAAAACCTTACGTGGTCCACGCGGGGGATTAATTCTGTGCAAAGAGGAATATGCCAAAGAGATAGATGGCAAAGTATTCCCCGGTATTCAAGGTGGACCATTGATGCACGCCATTGCAGCTAAAGCAGTAGCTTTTGGTGAAGCCTTACAGCCAGAGTTTAAAACCTACATGAAAAAAGTGGTAGATAACGCTCACGCTCTTGCTGATGCGTTAATCGCTGAGGGATTTGATCTCGTATCGGGAGGAACAGACACTCACTTGATGCTAATAGATCTGGGCCCAGAAGAAAAGGGAGGACCCAGCGGGAAAAAGATGGAAGAAGCCTTGGATATAGCTGGCATTACCGCCAACAAAAACACGGTTCCTTTCGACACACGCAGTCCTTTCGTAGCCTCAGGAATCCGTTTAGGTACCCCTTCAGTCACAACCAGAGGAATGGGCATTGCCGAAATGAAGATTATTGCCTCTCTCATTGCTAAAGTGCGAGATAATTACCAAAATGAGGATGAGCTTGCAAAAATTAAAACAGAGGTAAGAAACCTTACCGCCAAGTTCCCTCTGTATCCCGAGCTGCAATCCTAA